A segment of the bacterium HR17 genome:
CGGGCACTACAGCCGTTGGCTTACGCCCTTGCGTGGCTTCTCTTCCGACCCAAAGTGGCGGGGTGCGACAACATCCCCGCACAAGGCGGTGTGCTCGTCGTCGCCAACCATCCCAGCTACCTTGACCCCGTGTTACTTGCCATCGTTGCCCCGCGTCCTTTCAGTTTCGTCGCCAAGCGCCCGCTGTTCTCTTTGCCAATTGTGCGCACCTTTTTGTGGCTGACCGCCTGCGTGCCCGTTGAGCAAGATGCGCCCGACCGTCGGGCACTGCGCCTATCTGTCCAAAAATTGCGGGCGGGCGATGCCCTCGTTATCTTCCCCGAAGGCACCCGCAGCGATCACGGCAACTTGCGCCCTTTTCAACTTGGACCTGCGCTCATCGCGCTGGAAGCGCAAGTGCCCATCGTCCCGTGCGGGTTAGCAGGTTTCCACGATGCATGGCCTATGAACGCTCCCCTACCCTCCCCTGCGCCTGTCGCCATCATGTTTGGTGAACCCTTCCAGCCACCCGCTAATCTCGCTGCACCGACCCGCGAGGTCGCCCGCCTGTTGACCGAACAAATGCACCACGCCGTTGCCCAGCTGATGGAACAAGCGGAACGCTGGCTTAAAAAGCGGTAGCATC
Coding sequences within it:
- the plsC_2 gene encoding 1-acyl-sn-glycerol-3-phosphate acyltransferase encodes the protein MTAGKRRVYRALQPLAYALAWLLFRPKVAGCDNIPAQGGVLVVANHPSYLDPVLLAIVAPRPFSFVAKRPLFSLPIVRTFLWLTACVPVEQDAPDRRALRLSVQKLRAGDALVIFPEGTRSDHGNLRPFQLGPALIALEAQVPIVPCGLAGFHDAWPMNAPLPSPAPVAIMFGEPFQPPANLAAPTREVARLLTEQMHHAVAQLMEQAERWLKKR